From the genome of Pararhizobium sp. A13, one region includes:
- the istB gene encoding IS21-like element ISSme2 family helper ATPase IstB, which produces MTNVDHDLLIATLDRLKLTAIRDQLDTLLDEAARSKMNLREALAFLVSREIARRDERRISMSSKLAQFPFVRELDGFDFEAQPSLDQGQIRELATCRWIAHGDTVLFLGPPGTGKTHLAVSLGREAIRQNYNVQFVTAATLVAMLAKAHIDGALDKQLAILSRPKLLIIDELGYLPFEANAAHLFFQLVSRRYEKGSILITSNRSVGEWGSVFGDPVVATAILDRLLHHSTVITIRGDSYRLREKRRSGLLQKAGAALETNETTNQ; this is translated from the coding sequence ATGACGAACGTGGATCATGACCTACTCATCGCAACACTCGATCGACTGAAGCTGACGGCGATCCGCGATCAGCTCGACACTCTGCTTGACGAGGCGGCTCGCTCGAAGATGAACTTGCGCGAAGCTCTGGCATTCCTAGTATCGCGAGAGATCGCCCGGCGCGATGAGCGGCGCATCTCCATGTCGAGCAAGCTGGCGCAGTTCCCGTTCGTGCGCGAACTCGACGGCTTTGACTTCGAGGCGCAGCCATCGCTGGATCAGGGGCAAATCAGGGAACTGGCGACCTGCCGCTGGATAGCTCACGGCGATACGGTGCTATTCCTTGGACCGCCTGGTACGGGGAAAACCCATCTTGCTGTCAGCCTTGGTCGCGAGGCGATCCGCCAGAATTACAACGTGCAGTTCGTCACGGCCGCGACGCTGGTTGCGATGCTGGCCAAAGCCCACATCGACGGCGCGCTCGACAAGCAGCTGGCGATCCTGTCACGGCCGAAATTGCTGATCATCGACGAGTTGGGCTATCTTCCGTTCGAAGCCAACGCCGCCCACCTGTTCTTCCAATTGGTCTCTCGGCGCTATGAGAAGGGATCAATCCTGATCACCTCCAACCGCTCTGTGGGAGAATGGGGAAGCGTCTTTGGTGACCCCGTAGTCGCCACGGCGATACTGGACCGCCTGCTTCATCATTCGACGGTGATCACCATCCGAGGCGACAGCTATCGGCTTCGCGAAAAGCGCCGCTCCGGCCTTCTGCAGAAGGCCGGAGCGGCGCTAGAAACAAACGAAACGACCAATCAATGA
- a CDS encoding alkene reductase, translated as MSQIFTPVHIGRYELPNRLVMAPMTRSRANDDDGVPTDIVATYYSQRAGAGLIISEGVYPTATGKGHVRTPGIETDAQVDAWKRVTDAVHARGARIFMQLMHCGRISHPSLLPANAQPVAPSAIKPAGQTWTASGQQEFVTPHELSVAEIADVVAGYRAATRRALEAGFDGVELHAASGYLPEQFLSSGSNKREDQYGGPIENRARFILEVLTAMVKEAGGDRVGIKISPEMNYNDISDVNPQATYWHLVEQLNAFNLAYLHVALFGTPFDYHALLKPRFNGAYLMGGGLDRAKAEAALKKGQADAAVFGSAFLANPDLPARLRNGATLNAPDRETFFSAGEKGYIDYASLDAAEPA; from the coding sequence ATGAGCCAAATCTTCACGCCCGTTCATATCGGCCGCTACGAACTTCCCAATCGCCTCGTCATGGCTCCGATGACGCGCTCCCGAGCCAATGACGACGACGGCGTGCCCACCGATATCGTGGCGACCTATTACAGCCAGCGGGCAGGTGCCGGGCTTATCATCAGCGAAGGCGTATACCCAACTGCCACTGGCAAGGGCCATGTGCGCACGCCAGGCATTGAGACCGACGCCCAGGTGGACGCCTGGAAGCGCGTGACGGACGCCGTTCATGCTCGTGGCGCTCGCATCTTCATGCAGCTCATGCATTGCGGACGTATCTCGCACCCATCTTTGCTTCCTGCGAACGCGCAGCCGGTCGCACCGTCTGCAATCAAGCCAGCGGGTCAGACATGGACGGCCAGCGGCCAGCAGGAATTCGTCACACCCCATGAACTGAGCGTCGCCGAAATCGCCGATGTTGTCGCCGGATACCGCGCGGCTACCCGCCGGGCGCTTGAGGCTGGCTTCGATGGCGTCGAGTTACATGCCGCATCGGGATATCTGCCGGAACAGTTCCTCTCTTCGGGCAGCAACAAGCGCGAGGATCAGTATGGCGGCCCGATCGAGAACCGCGCCCGTTTCATCCTGGAAGTATTGACAGCGATGGTGAAAGAGGCCGGCGGTGATCGCGTCGGTATCAAGATATCGCCCGAGATGAACTACAATGACATCAGCGACGTCAATCCGCAGGCGACCTACTGGCACCTCGTCGAGCAACTGAATGCGTTCAATCTCGCCTATCTGCATGTCGCACTCTTTGGAACGCCGTTCGACTACCACGCGCTGCTCAAGCCTCGCTTCAACGGTGCGTACCTGATGGGCGGCGGGCTTGACCGTGCCAAGGCCGAGGCGGCGCTGAAAAAGGGGCAGGCCGACGCGGCGGTGTTTGGCAGTGCATTTCTCGCCAATCCGGACCTGCCGGCCCGTCTCCGTAATGGTGCGACACTCAATGCACCCGACAGGGAGACGTTCTTCTCAGCGGGAGAGAAGGGTTATATCGACTACGCGTCACTAGATGCGGCTGAACCCGCCTGA
- a CDS encoding alpha/beta hydrolase, with translation MSATRLLLIMPLAAAFAYVSLVGFTYLSQRALLYPGASAAPAPEHANWGQNVHITTPDGETLHGLYSPAAAGKPSVLFFLGNADRVGSYGFFARALAARGIGLLALSYRGYPGSTGTPSEDGLLTDGIAAFDWLLLHSESGIVVMGQSLGSGVAVNTAAQRPASGVILVSAYLSVLSIAETRYPYFPIALLIKDPFRSDLKIADVRQPKLFIHGRRDSSVPLSSGEALYHAAPEPKQMLIDDDSGHNDLWDDRMEAHIIRFVEALK, from the coding sequence GTGAGTGCCACAAGACTCCTGCTGATCATGCCCCTGGCCGCGGCTTTCGCCTACGTGTCGCTTGTCGGCTTTACCTATCTGTCGCAGCGCGCCCTCCTCTATCCCGGCGCCAGCGCAGCACCGGCCCCCGAGCACGCGAACTGGGGGCAGAACGTGCATATCACGACGCCCGATGGAGAGACGCTTCATGGACTTTATAGTCCGGCCGCGGCCGGCAAGCCGTCGGTATTGTTCTTTCTTGGAAACGCTGACCGGGTCGGCAGCTATGGGTTTTTCGCCCGGGCGCTCGCCGCACGGGGCATTGGCCTACTCGCGCTCTCCTATCGCGGTTATCCGGGATCAACCGGCACACCGAGCGAGGACGGTCTATTGACCGACGGCATTGCTGCATTCGACTGGCTTTTGTTGCACTCTGAAAGTGGGATCGTTGTGATGGGTCAGTCGCTGGGAAGCGGCGTCGCCGTGAATACGGCTGCGCAAAGGCCGGCTTCCGGCGTCATCCTTGTGTCTGCCTACCTCTCGGTCCTATCCATCGCTGAGACGCGTTACCCATATTTTCCGATCGCGCTTCTCATCAAGGATCCATTCCGCTCGGATCTGAAGATAGCAGACGTGAGGCAACCGAAGCTGTTTATTCACGGTCGGCGTGACAGCAGCGTCCCGCTGTCTTCGGGCGAGGCGTTATATCACGCCGCTCCCGAGCCCAAGCAGATGCTGATTGACGACGACTCTGGTCATAATGATCTTTGGGACGACCGCATGGAAGCCCACATCATCCGCTTTGTGGAGGCGCTGAAATGA
- a CDS encoding aldehyde dehydrogenase family protein, translating to MRTELYIDGRWVKPAQGRTFAVINPATEEVIHHAPAATAEDVDAAVKAARRAFDKDGWPKLSGSQRAVYLRAIANGIRARQAEIARLEVIDNGKPFPEADWDIADAAGCFDFYADLAVQLDNNPEEPIALADGRFTSKAVKEPLGVAGAIIPWNYPLLMAAWKVAPALAAGCTIVLKPAELTSLTALELGAIAEEAKLPPGVLNIVTGAGSVAGQAIIDHPGIDKLAFTGSGPVGSKIMAAAARDIKRVSLELGGKSPFVVFDDADIGEAVEWIMFGIFWNQGQVCSATSRVLVQEGIYDRLLARLVEEAGKIKIGNGLDEGVLLGPLVSKRQYEQVVAAIEAGRSAGATVACGGKPPEGVDKGYYLEPTILTDVPLDSDAWREEIFGPVVCVRPFSTEEEAIALANDSRFGLAAAVMSKDDVRAERVAAAFRAGIVWINCSQPTFTEAPWGGYKESGIGRELGRWGLENYLETKQITKYVSEDPWGWYVKPVVRA from the coding sequence ATGCGCACCGAACTCTATATCGATGGTCGCTGGGTCAAACCGGCACAGGGCAGGACCTTCGCCGTTATCAACCCGGCGACCGAGGAGGTTATCCATCATGCGCCAGCGGCAACGGCCGAAGACGTCGATGCTGCGGTCAAGGCCGCTCGCAGAGCCTTTGACAAGGACGGCTGGCCCAAGCTGAGCGGCAGCCAGCGTGCCGTCTATCTCCGTGCCATTGCGAACGGCATCCGCGCCCGTCAGGCGGAAATTGCCCGCCTTGAGGTGATCGACAACGGCAAGCCGTTCCCGGAGGCAGATTGGGATATCGCCGATGCCGCCGGCTGTTTCGACTTCTACGCGGACCTTGCCGTACAGCTCGACAACAATCCGGAAGAGCCGATCGCACTTGCCGACGGCCGCTTTACCTCTAAAGCCGTGAAGGAACCGCTCGGCGTCGCCGGCGCCATCATTCCCTGGAATTACCCGCTGCTGATGGCAGCCTGGAAAGTCGCTCCTGCGCTGGCGGCCGGCTGCACAATTGTTCTCAAACCGGCCGAATTGACCTCGCTCACCGCCCTTGAGCTCGGCGCCATAGCCGAAGAAGCGAAGCTTCCTCCCGGCGTGCTGAACATCGTGACGGGGGCAGGCTCCGTCGCTGGACAGGCGATCATCGATCATCCGGGCATCGATAAGCTGGCGTTCACCGGCTCTGGCCCGGTTGGTTCGAAAATCATGGCGGCCGCAGCCCGCGACATCAAGCGCGTCAGCCTCGAACTCGGCGGCAAGTCGCCCTTTGTCGTCTTCGATGATGCGGATATCGGCGAGGCTGTCGAATGGATCATGTTCGGTATCTTCTGGAACCAGGGACAGGTCTGCTCCGCCACGTCACGCGTCCTCGTCCAGGAAGGAATTTACGACCGCCTGTTGGCGCGTCTTGTCGAGGAGGCGGGGAAAATCAAGATCGGTAACGGTCTCGACGAGGGCGTGCTGCTCGGACCGCTGGTCTCGAAGCGTCAATACGAGCAGGTCGTCGCGGCGATCGAGGCTGGTAGGTCCGCCGGTGCGACGGTCGCATGCGGCGGGAAGCCGCCAGAAGGCGTCGACAAGGGCTACTATCTGGAGCCCACGATCCTGACGGATGTTCCCCTGGACAGTGACGCCTGGCGTGAGGAGATCTTTGGTCCGGTCGTCTGCGTCAGGCCGTTCTCGACCGAAGAGGAAGCGATCGCGCTTGCAAACGACTCCCGCTTCGGATTGGCTGCTGCGGTGATGTCCAAGGATGATGTTCGCGCCGAGCGCGTCGCCGCAGCATTCAGGGCGGGCATCGTCTGGATCAACTGCTCGCAGCCGACCTTCACCGAGGCACCATGGGGCGGCTACAAGGAGTCGGGCATCGGCCGTGAACTTGGCCGTTGGGGTCTCGAGAACTATCTCGAGACGAAGCAAATCACCAAATATGTCAGCGAGGATCCCTGGGGTTGGTACGTTAAACCGGTGGTGCGGGCATGA
- a CDS encoding SDR family oxidoreductase, giving the protein MKSLSGHNVLVTGASGGIGAAIVERLAEEGARPIIHYGRDRAAASALLARLPEEGLIVQADLSTAGGAFELWREAESAVGVIHALVNNAGIRTEISIDAEAGAWRGAWQKEFQVNFFAATDLCKEALRHFKAHGGGRIVNIASRAGQRGYAADAMPYGATKAALVNLTKSIARSFGADGVVAVAIAPGWVQTEMADEFIAKFGKQAAVADIPISEMAQPSEIAELVAFVLRPSQRSLNGATLDVNGGSYIR; this is encoded by the coding sequence ATGAAGTCTCTATCAGGTCACAACGTGCTCGTTACCGGCGCGTCGGGCGGCATTGGCGCTGCCATCGTCGAGCGCCTGGCGGAAGAAGGCGCGCGTCCGATCATCCACTACGGTCGTGACAGGGCGGCGGCATCGGCGCTTCTGGCGCGCCTTCCGGAGGAGGGATTGATCGTTCAGGCGGATCTCTCGACGGCAGGCGGCGCCTTCGAGCTCTGGCGGGAGGCCGAAAGCGCCGTCGGGGTTATACATGCACTCGTCAACAATGCCGGCATCCGCACCGAGATTTCGATCGACGCCGAAGCGGGTGCCTGGCGAGGCGCCTGGCAGAAGGAGTTCCAGGTGAATTTCTTTGCCGCGACCGATCTCTGCAAGGAGGCACTTAGGCACTTCAAGGCGCATGGCGGTGGGCGGATCGTCAACATTGCAAGCCGCGCTGGTCAGCGCGGCTATGCGGCCGACGCCATGCCTTATGGCGCGACCAAGGCGGCGCTCGTCAACCTGACGAAGTCGATCGCGCGCAGTTTCGGCGCAGACGGCGTCGTTGCCGTGGCGATCGCGCCAGGCTGGGTTCAGACCGAAATGGCCGACGAGTTCATCGCGAAATTCGGCAAGCAGGCGGCCGTCGCCGATATTCCGATCAGCGAGATGGCACAGCCCTCAGAGATCGCCGAACTCGTCGCCTTCGTGCTGCGTCCCTCGCAGCGTTCGCTGAACGGAGCGACGCTCGATGTGAACGGTGGCAGCTACATCCGATAG
- a CDS encoding LysR family transcriptional regulator, producing the protein MQLLNDMALFVEVVKARSFRKAAEAINVPNSTLSRRISLLERAIGLRLLHRTTRRIELTEAGQIYFERCKRIVDEARLAHEQLGEMLEQPSGLLRVSLPVDFANTYLAPLIAEFAQRYAGISFEFDLTPRRVDLVAEPFDVAIRMGEPEPSHMIARLLARLSPRLYASPRYLELNGEPSEPSGLSDHQCLCMLKTKVWTLSNGTETVEAAIGGRFRLNSVGMIRRLATLNMGIVILPEEIVSDELADKRLQRILPQWQGAPTPVFAITETRLLPAKTQRFIEFLRERLR; encoded by the coding sequence ATGCAACTTCTGAATGACATGGCTCTGTTTGTCGAGGTCGTGAAGGCGCGCAGCTTCCGTAAAGCGGCCGAAGCGATCAACGTGCCCAATTCCACCCTATCCCGCCGGATCAGCTTGCTGGAGAGGGCGATCGGACTGCGGCTTTTGCACCGCACGACGCGACGAATCGAGCTGACGGAAGCTGGTCAGATCTACTTCGAGCGCTGCAAGCGCATCGTTGACGAAGCACGGCTGGCGCATGAGCAACTCGGCGAGATGCTGGAGCAGCCAAGCGGCCTTCTGCGGGTATCCCTGCCTGTGGATTTTGCAAATACGTATTTGGCCCCGCTGATCGCCGAATTCGCACAGCGATACGCTGGCATCAGTTTCGAGTTCGATCTGACACCGCGCAGGGTCGATCTGGTGGCGGAGCCATTTGATGTGGCAATTCGTATGGGAGAGCCAGAGCCGTCCCACATGATCGCGCGACTGCTGGCTCGTCTGTCGCCGCGCCTCTACGCGTCACCACGCTATCTCGAACTCAACGGGGAACCAAGCGAGCCTTCAGGCTTGTCCGATCATCAATGCCTGTGCATGTTGAAGACCAAGGTTTGGACGCTGAGCAACGGGACAGAAACGGTAGAGGCCGCCATTGGCGGCAGGTTCCGGCTTAACAGCGTAGGGATGATCCGCCGCCTCGCCACCCTGAACATGGGCATCGTCATCCTGCCGGAAGAGATCGTGTCCGATGAACTGGCGGACAAACGGCTGCAACGCATTCTGCCGCAGTGGCAGGGTGCACCCACGCCAGTCTTTGCGATTACCGAGACACGGTTGCTGCCCGCGAAGACGCAGCGGTTTATCGAGTTTCTGCGAGAGCGATTGAGATAG
- a CDS encoding SRPBCC family protein, giving the protein MQEPLVVRRETQIPAPPAAVFALLTDPDKILRWMGTDAQIEPQPGGLYLVNVTGARFARGSFREVVPVHRLAYSFGWDGSEVVPPGSSLVEIDLIEQPDGTLLRLTHTGLPSAAQCASHAEGWAHYLGRLAEVAAGRDAGPDPWHGRV; this is encoded by the coding sequence ATGCAAGAGCCCCTTGTCGTCCGCCGCGAGACGCAGATCCCGGCGCCACCCGCCGCGGTGTTCGCGCTTCTGACCGATCCAGACAAGATTCTGCGCTGGATGGGAACGGACGCGCAAATCGAGCCTCAGCCTGGGGGGCTTTATCTCGTCAACGTCACCGGTGCACGCTTCGCTCGCGGATCCTTTCGCGAGGTCGTGCCGGTACACCGCCTGGCCTACAGCTTTGGCTGGGACGGCAGCGAGGTCGTGCCGCCGGGGTCGAGCCTTGTCGAGATCGATTTGATCGAGCAGCCGGACGGAACGTTGCTGCGCCTGACCCACACCGGCTTGCCCAGTGCCGCGCAATGTGCCAGCCATGCTGAAGGCTGGGCTCACTACCTCGGCCGGCTGGCCGAGGTCGCAGCCGGGCGCGACGCGGGTCCGGACCCGTGGCACGGCAGGGTGTAA
- a CDS encoding proline racemase family protein, with translation MGWDRALDLLLVHCQGEIGKVIVGGAPEIPGATMLDKMNHINSVDDTLRRFVTLEPRASVAMSVNLLLAPTRPDADAGFIVLQADRAHPMSGSNCICVVTALLESGRVPMREPETVVRLDTPAGLIVARAVCRDGRCLSVSLDNVPSFAEALDQEVDTPRWGRIKVDIAFGGVYYAIVDVDQIGIDIAPANARYLAEAGIDLKSLMSEQVSVKHPELSGVDEIAYVMFRGQESDGAVRTCTTLKPGRVDRSPCGTGSSANLATLFARGQIAVGDRRTSRSIIGGEFIAEATGTTEVGGRPAVLPRITGLGWIYGREQLRISQEDLFRNGFALSDSWGPQVDMLG, from the coding sequence ATTGGCTGGGATCGGGCACTCGACCTGCTTCTGGTTCATTGCCAGGGTGAGATCGGCAAGGTGATCGTCGGCGGCGCACCTGAAATCCCGGGCGCGACCATGCTCGACAAGATGAACCATATCAACAGTGTCGACGACACACTCCGCCGATTCGTCACCCTCGAGCCGCGGGCGAGCGTTGCGATGTCCGTCAATCTCCTGCTCGCGCCGACCAGACCGGACGCGGACGCCGGCTTCATTGTTCTGCAGGCCGATCGCGCCCATCCGATGTCCGGCAGCAACTGCATCTGCGTCGTGACTGCGCTCCTCGAAAGCGGTCGTGTTCCAATGCGCGAACCGGAAACTGTTGTGCGGCTCGACACGCCGGCCGGGTTGATCGTTGCGCGTGCCGTTTGTCGAGACGGTCGCTGCCTGTCGGTCAGTCTCGACAACGTGCCGAGTTTCGCCGAGGCGCTCGACCAGGAAGTCGATACGCCGCGCTGGGGGCGCATCAAGGTCGATATTGCGTTCGGCGGCGTCTACTATGCGATCGTCGATGTCGATCAGATCGGGATCGATATCGCGCCGGCCAATGCGCGCTATCTGGCCGAGGCGGGGATCGACCTGAAGTCGCTCATGAGCGAACAGGTGAGCGTGAAGCATCCGGAGCTGAGCGGTGTCGACGAAATCGCCTATGTGATGTTCCGCGGGCAGGAATCGGATGGCGCGGTGCGTACCTGCACGACGTTGAAACCCGGCCGCGTTGACCGATCTCCCTGTGGGACAGGAAGCTCCGCAAACCTCGCGACATTGTTCGCGCGCGGACAGATTGCGGTTGGGGATCGACGGACGTCGCGTTCGATCATCGGCGGTGAGTTCATCGCGGAGGCGACCGGCACGACCGAGGTGGGTGGGCGTCCTGCAGTGCTGCCGAGGATCACAGGACTGGGCTGGATCTACGGCCGCGAGCAGCTCCGCATTTCGCAGGAGGATCTGTTCAGAAACGGGTTTGCCCTGTCCGATAGCTGGGGACCGCAGGTCGATATGCTGGGCTGA
- a CDS encoding adenylate/guanylate cyclase domain-containing protein: MDLPAPLVWLVDEACASPSPASFLAELGGRLLADGLPLSGGALTLAVPHPIIARRTWLWREETGEVIEALGFASGPPSQAGHDWLVGLGPVRQDTVGSAPDSPVLAWAGARPFSPAEADRLRQAARFTAAPLAALAARAALSALLEAYLGRRSAARVQAGALGRGTGETIRAALLCADLRDFTALSEATDPAVMIAALDAWFERVTGAVHAFGGEVLKFIGDGVLAIFPVTGAPDEACEAGLRAVAAARAGMAHLDAVRQAQGLPALPFGAALHFGEMLWGNIGAADRLDFTAIGPAVNLVSRLEGLCKPLGRSVLISGAVAAKTTTVLIPLGEHLLRGIADPCAVFALPGD, encoded by the coding sequence ATGGACCTGCCCGCCCCCCTCGTCTGGCTGGTTGACGAGGCCTGCGCCTCGCCCAGCCCCGCATCGTTCCTGGCCGAGCTCGGTGGCCGGCTGCTAGCCGACGGCCTGCCGCTGTCCGGTGGAGCCCTGACGCTCGCCGTACCGCATCCGATTATCGCCCGCCGCACTTGGTTATGGCGGGAGGAGACCGGGGAGGTGATTGAGGCGCTGGGCTTCGCCAGCGGTCCGCCCAGCCAAGCCGGGCACGACTGGCTCGTGGGGCTCGGCCCGGTGCGGCAGGACACGGTCGGCTCGGCGCCGGACAGTCCGGTGCTGGCCTGGGCCGGGGCTCGGCCATTCTCCCCCGCCGAGGCCGACCGGCTGCGCCAGGCCGCGCGCTTCACCGCAGCGCCGTTAGCCGCCCTGGCCGCGCGTGCGGCGCTGTCAGCGCTGCTCGAGGCCTATCTTGGCCGGCGCAGTGCGGCCCGGGTGCAGGCCGGCGCGCTCGGCCGCGGCACGGGAGAGACCATCCGTGCCGCGCTGCTCTGTGCCGATCTGCGCGACTTCACCGCCCTGTCCGAGGCGACGGACCCGGCGGTGATGATCGCTGCCCTCGACGCTTGGTTCGAGCGCGTCACCGGGGCGGTGCACGCTTTCGGGGGTGAGGTGCTGAAGTTCATCGGCGACGGCGTGCTGGCCATTTTCCCGGTCACCGGCGCGCCTGACGAGGCCTGCGAGGCGGGGCTGCGCGCGGTCGCCGCCGCCCGCGCCGGCATGGCCCATCTCGATGCGGTGCGGCAGGCGCAGGGGCTGCCGGCGCTACCCTTTGGTGCGGCACTGCATTTCGGCGAGATGCTGTGGGGCAATATCGGCGCGGCCGACCGGTTGGACTTTACCGCCATCGGTCCCGCGGTCAACCTGGTCAGCCGGCTCGAAGGGTTATGCAAGCCGCTTGGTCGTAGCGTGCTCATCTCGGGCGCGGTGGCGGCGAAGACGACGACGGTTTTGATCCCTTTGGGAGAGCACTTATTGCGCGGTATCGCTGATCCCTGCGCGGTCTTCGCGCTGCCGGGGGACTGA
- the istA gene encoding IS21 family transposase, translating to MTSEISLHPALSRTMQGGDMLQADEVVAMLRLHALGWGAKRLSKEFGCARNTVRRYLREGGVSPFKKPVRRSSFDGLDDWLRERFFRHDGNADVIRQELASEHGIVIGLRSVELRVRQWRRELKAQKRATVRFETPPGRQLQIDFGQTRVWIGGERLRVYVFVATLGYSRRIHIRASLREGQTDWFEGMEGAFLRFGGVPNEVLLDNAKPLVEHHDAVSREVRFNARLHAFARYWGFTPRACAPYRARTKGKDERGVGYVKKNAIAGRRFESWASFEAHLARWIREVADQREHGTTGVAPTERFAAEADALRPLAGRAPFGQLRDLVRKVQADCAIDLDTNSYSLPWRLIGESVQVVVLAGRVIIRHAGQVVADHALCQGRRQRIVDRSHFVGVAGSEGLVRTAPIEIAPAALLRPLAEYEAVVGGGW from the coding sequence ATGACGAGTGAGATTTCATTGCATCCTGCATTGTCGCGAACGATGCAGGGCGGGGATATGCTTCAGGCTGATGAGGTGGTGGCAATGTTGCGACTACATGCGCTTGGTTGGGGTGCCAAGCGGCTGTCCAAGGAATTTGGATGTGCGCGCAACACGGTTCGCCGATATTTGCGGGAAGGCGGCGTCTCGCCTTTCAAGAAACCTGTTCGGCGCAGTTCGTTTGACGGGCTGGACGATTGGCTGCGAGAACGTTTTTTCCGTCATGACGGCAATGCGGATGTAATCCGCCAGGAATTGGCGAGCGAGCACGGAATTGTCATCGGCCTGCGTTCTGTAGAGCTTCGAGTTCGGCAGTGGCGACGGGAGTTGAAGGCACAGAAGCGTGCGACAGTTCGTTTCGAAACTCCGCCAGGTCGCCAGTTGCAAATCGACTTTGGCCAGACGCGCGTATGGATCGGCGGTGAGCGGCTTCGGGTGTACGTGTTTGTCGCAACGTTGGGTTACTCGAGACGCATCCATATCCGAGCCTCGTTGCGAGAGGGGCAAACCGACTGGTTCGAAGGAATGGAAGGTGCGTTCCTTCGATTTGGCGGCGTTCCCAATGAGGTGTTGCTGGATAATGCGAAGCCGCTGGTCGAACACCACGATGCGGTCAGCCGGGAGGTGCGGTTCAATGCGCGATTGCATGCCTTTGCGCGTTACTGGGGCTTCACCCCACGAGCTTGCGCACCATATCGCGCCCGTACGAAGGGCAAGGACGAGCGCGGAGTCGGCTACGTCAAGAAGAACGCGATCGCCGGTCGCCGGTTCGAGAGCTGGGCGTCGTTCGAGGCGCATCTGGCCCGGTGGATACGCGAGGTTGCCGACCAGCGTGAACACGGCACGACCGGCGTAGCGCCGACGGAACGCTTTGCTGCGGAGGCTGACGCGCTTCGTCCGCTGGCTGGCCGCGCACCGTTCGGACAATTGCGCGACCTCGTGCGCAAAGTTCAGGCCGACTGCGCGATAGACCTCGACACGAACAGCTATTCGTTACCTTGGCGCCTAATCGGCGAGAGCGTTCAAGTCGTTGTGCTGGCAGGCCGTGTGATCATCCGTCACGCGGGCCAGGTAGTGGCCGATCATGCTCTCTGCCAGGGACGGCGACAACGGATCGTGGACCGGTCCCATTTTGTTGGTGTGGCTGGTAGCGAAGGTCTGGTGCGCACAGCTCCAATTGAGATAGCGCCAGCCGCCCTGCTGCGGCCGCTTGCCGAATACGAGGCAGTTGTTGGAGGAGGCTGGTGA
- a CDS encoding SDR family NAD(P)-dependent oxidoreductase, whose protein sequence is MKRFEGKVAIVTGGGGGIGSAISRRLAQEGALVVVSDMNGEAAGVVAADIEAVGGVAVAFAADISQKDACFRLVENAVALKGRVDVLINNAGINRRGNLLSLTDDDWHVSFTVNLDSMFHLCRAVIPHMIAAGGGAIVNTASQWGLYPAPNHIAYNTTKAAVAAFTQNLARDYAPDKIRVNAVCPGEIHTPMLEAGVKRSGRTIADLDKLVPFGRIGKPEEVAALVAFLASDEAAFMCGSLVEITGAQAVA, encoded by the coding sequence ATGAAAAGGTTCGAAGGCAAGGTTGCGATCGTCACCGGCGGTGGCGGCGGCATAGGCTCGGCGATCTCCCGACGTCTGGCGCAAGAAGGGGCTCTCGTCGTCGTATCCGACATGAATGGCGAGGCTGCTGGCGTGGTCGCGGCAGACATCGAGGCGGTTGGCGGCGTGGCGGTCGCGTTTGCGGCCGATATTTCGCAGAAGGACGCTTGCTTCCGGCTGGTAGAAAACGCGGTCGCGCTCAAGGGGAGGGTGGATGTTCTTATCAACAATGCCGGCATCAATCGGCGCGGCAACCTTCTCTCGCTGACGGATGACGACTGGCACGTCAGCTTCACCGTCAATCTCGACTCCATGTTCCATCTTTGCCGGGCCGTGATACCGCACATGATCGCGGCTGGAGGCGGCGCGATCGTCAACACGGCATCGCAATGGGGACTCTACCCGGCGCCGAACCACATCGCCTACAATACCACCAAGGCCGCCGTAGCCGCCTTCACCCAGAATCTGGCGCGCGATTACGCTCCCGACAAGATCCGCGTGAACGCAGTTTGCCCGGGGGAGATCCACACGCCGATGCTGGAGGCTGGCGTCAAGAGGTCGGGTCGAACAATCGCCGATCTCGACAAACTCGTGCCCTTCGGCCGCATCGGCAAGCCGGAAGAAGTCGCAGCGCTCGTCGCCTTCCTCGCATCCGACGAAGCCGCATTCATGTGTGGTTCCCTGGTCGAAATTACCGGTGCTCAAGCCGTAGCGTAG